One stretch of Lodderomyces beijingensis strain CBS 14171 genome assembly, chromosome: 3 DNA includes these proteins:
- a CDS encoding 60S ribosomal protein uL13, producing the protein MSTFEPVVVIDGKGHLLGRLASIISKQILNGQKVVVVRCEELNISGEFFRNKLKYHDYLRKSTRYNKTRGPFHFRAPSRILYKAIRGMIPHKTARGKAALERLKVFEGIPPPYDKKKRVVVPQALRVLRLKPGRKYTTVGKLSTSVGWKYESVVDKLEEKRKLQSAEYYAKKKALNKKLNAAVAATAESDVAQKLATFGY; encoded by the coding sequence ATGTCTACGTTCGAACCAGTTGTCGTTATTGACGGTAAGGGCCACTTATTGGGCCGTTTAGCCTCGATCATCTCGAAACAGATTCTCAATGGTCAAAaagttgtcgttgtcaGATGTGAAGAATTGAACATCTCGGGGGAATTTTTCagaaacaagttgaagtaCCACGACTACTTGAGAAAGAGCACTCGTTACAACAAGACCAGAGGTCCTTTCCACTTTAGAGCGCCATCCAGAATCCTTTACAAGGCTATCAGAGGTATGATCCCACACAAGACAGCTAGGGGTAAGGCTGCTTTGGAAAGATTGAAGGTTTTCGAAGGTATCCCACCACCATacgacaagaagaagagagtCGTTGTGCCACAAGCCTTGAGAgtgttgagattgaagcCAGGTAGAAAATACACCACTGTTGGTAAATTGTCCACTTCAGTTGGTTGGAAATACGAGTCTGTTgttgacaagttggaagaaaagagaaaattGCAATCTGCTGAATACTATGCTAAGAAGAAGgctttgaacaagaagttgaatgctgctgttgctgcaactgctgAATCTGACGTTGCTCAAAAATTGGCCACTTTCGGTTACTAa